The proteins below are encoded in one region of Sebastes fasciatus isolate fSebFas1 chromosome 16, fSebFas1.pri, whole genome shotgun sequence:
- the pcf11 gene encoding pre-mRNA cleavage complex 2 protein Pcf11 isoform X1 gives MDCLLLAGYGIVGVSCSEMEDKAGREDACGDYQSSLEDLTFNSKPHINMLTILAEENRHCAKDIVAIIEAQISKAPSAEKLPVLYLVDSIVKNVGGEYLAVFAKNLITSFICVFEKVDENTRKSLFKLRSTWDDVFPLKKLYALDVRVNSVDPAWPIKPLPPTVNASASIHVNPKFLKQSEEAPSPQPAPTQPPAPPPPPAPPAPQPVPVPVPVVSPSSLTQEQLIRQQLLAKQKQLLELQQKKIELELEQTKAQLAGGFVIPTPVSTAAQSMSAKTTSQPVPVVRPWIPPQTQTDAKSTTRDPRLNRTGPPAASQSKEQPAGKKDGPATTGSPALTPEKSTRPDKVRTPRKEVSEEKPKLKPPSPMVKSVQSKNKQTEAETQKSADGTKKDPRLKKRTQDKTVESKDEDVKEKKRCTDKKEREEAAARVADLQRFNKGKMVNGSVPKHDRAESAEKPEFKTGGNARTHARKRTRSRSRSRSPASSPKRKDRPKSRARSSSLSPSPSHKLGKPRRVRADEPEHGKPGRGDRLVLKKNQSESRRSKRPAEDRHSESRDSHSPRSHDGGGGEVKEAPHRWRSGWEENKHPKLPEESHVKPAPQRHKQQYGTPTRPTTPRTSKHRLSVDANLQIPEALNTASKKDLLRRASKRLESGEISQEDFLNMAHQIKHFFQYQEEKQRSDSWDDDGEFPAKKLLASPTAAQPRPPRDRMDPAEVSYYEHKLKLRKTQVAHRAAGEEWEGEESPEEGVEEAGQGEKSPGQPLAHKYSRAPRERQAGERRSKEREEPRPPLGPMIEEYNHGKEFPTLKALPGLRFRRRADPREPKRSEVRFWSCGVSGSRSVTLQQGEREWTSPLTERQRLDEHEEPKSGYDAPRRYGPPADSRNQQGPPLPGTVVHRKSPSPAGLDAPTPRFERERLSPLHQKDSAEMSPIPRFESPNSEHSDDGPLNLEAPPPPPPPKSILKAPSRVGQLSSVRQHSESPGHTPPHDGGHPPPRYDGPGHMGPSRPQPPGWYEGGGGGPGRYDDSSRFEGPHHQGPGRFDGGVPPHHNMPERFDGPHMSHGPMRGGDGMGRFDGPPHPQGPGRFDGPIGQQPPVRFEGPMQRFDAPRRFENNMAPGPGSGPMGFQQQRPMRFDGPPNQMGPMRFDGPMHFEAPSQPGPRFDIPNVPHQGGPPLYECPPGQQGLRFAPQHNLQQPMRPMAPPHYDNPIAPPQNFNMAPQRFPEPINTQFPAGLMAFSAQSNLQPAGNFNMQPAPPFNQPGTAPFYNPAAPAGAMQQPVNMLGNLSQPFLPSNPVPFGQQIGQVAPPENHFGQVDVNDLLTKLISNGIIKPSQPDAAPTPSAEPTSTPPTAPPPVVVEEEEEELEVEEEDEDLPDLTGFKVDDMKPRYESVVTKLYSGNQCCLCSMRFTATQTDLYADHLDWHFRQNHAGKVASKKITHRRWYYGLRDWVEFEEIADLEERAKSNFFEKESEEDLQKSQAAQKEKEFQSVKATKDQVGELCEICQEAFETYWVEEEEDWFLKDALRVDEKNFHPACFEDYKNTSSYLDVTPSPNKLLTDHPLSAFIKTEEEEEGASCVVAAAAAAAAAAATAAASAAAAAIATAAASVKQEVKTEACELPDVKEEEEEVLTDEVQCDENKA, from the exons ATGGACTGCCTGCTACTCGCTGGGTATGGTATTGTAGGTGTGAGCTGCTCGGAGATGGAGGATAAAGCCGGGAGAGAAGACGCCTGCGGAGACTACCAGTCCTCTCTGGAAGACCTGACATTCAACAGCAAGCCGCACATCAACATGCTCACCATCCTGGCGGAGGAAAACCGGCACTGCGCCAAGGATATCGTCGCTATTATTGAAGCGCAAATAAGCAAG GCCCCATCTGCCGAGAAGCTTCCAGTTTTGTACTTAGTGGATTCCATAGTGAAGAATGTTGGAGGAGAGTACCTTGCAGTGTTTGCTAAAAACCTAATCACTTCATTTATATGTGTCTTTGAAAAG GTGGATGAAAACACTAGAAAGAGTCTGTTCAAGTTGAGATCGACGTGGGACGATGTGTTTCCTCTGAAGAAACTGTACGCGCTGGATGTCCGGGTCAACTCTGTGGACCCGGCATGGCCCATCAAGCCGTTGCCGCCCACCGTCAACGCCAGCGCCAGCATTCACGTCAACCCCAAGTTTTTAAAACAG TCTGAGGAGGCGCCCTCTCCGCAGCCTGCGCCCACTCAGCCGCCGGCTCCGCCGCCACCACCGGCGCCGCCCGCTCCCCAGccggtcccggtcccggtccccGTCGTCAGCCCGTCCAGCCTGACCCAGGAGCAGCTGATCCGACAGCAGCTGCTGGCCAAACAGAAACAGCTTCTGGAGCTTCAGCAGAAGAAGAtcgagctggagctggagcagacCAAAGCACAGCTG GCGGGTGGATTTGTGATCCCGACTCCGGTCTCCACTGCAGCACAGAGCATGTCGGCGAAGACCACCAGCCAACCTGTTCCCGTGGTCCGACCGTGGATCCCTCCTCAGACGCAGACGGACGCTAAATCGACCACCAGAGACCCCCGTCTGAACCGCACCGGCCCGCCGGCTGCCTCCCAGTCCAAAGAGCAGCCTGCCGGGAAGAAAGATGGCCCCGCCACAACAGGAAGTCCTGCGCTGACACCTGAGAAATCCACCCGGCCAGACAAGGTCCGAACACCGAGGAAAGAAGTGTCAGAGGAGAAGCCCAAGTTGAAGCCGCCGTCTCCGATGGTCAAAAGCGTCCagagtaaaaacaaacagacggAGGCCGAGACTCAGAAGTCAGCTGACGGCACGAAGAAAGATCCCAGGCTGAAGAAACGCACGCAGGACAAGACCGTAGAATCCAAAGACGAGGACGTGAAGGAGAAGAAACGCTGCACCGACAAGAAGGAGCGAGAGGAGGCGGCGGCCCGAGTTGCCGATCTTCAGAGGTTCAACAAGGGCAAGATGGTGAACGGCTCGGTGCCCAAACACGACCGCGCCGAGTCCGCAGAGAAGCCCGAGTTCAAGACCGGAGGCAACGCCCGGACACATGCCAGGAAACGCACCCGCTCGCGGTCCAGGTCCCGCTCCCCCGCCTCCTCCCCGAAGAGGAAGGACAGGCCCAAAAGCAGAGCCAGGAGCAGCTCCTTGTCCCCGTCACCGTCGCACAAACTCGGCAAACCCAGGAGGGTCCGCGCAGACGAACCGGAGCACGGCAAGCCTGGCCGAGGGGACCGGCTTGTGCTCAAGAAGAACCAGTCGGAGAGCAGGAGGTCAAAGAGGCCGGCGGAGGACCGGCACTCCGAGTCCAGAGACTCTCATTCTCCACGGAGCCACGACGGCGGCGGAGGGGAGGTCAAGGAGGCTCCTCACCGCTGGAGGAGCGGCTGGGAGGAGAACAAACA TCCGAAGCTGCCGGAGGAGTCTCACGTGAAGCCGGcacctcagagacacaaacagcagtacGGCACCCCGACTCGCCCCACCACCCCCCGAACCTCCAAGCACCGCCTCAGCGTGGACGCCAACCTGCAGATACCTGAAGCCCTCAACACCGCCTCCAAGAAGGACCTGCTCCGGAGG GCCAGTAAGCGTCTGGAGAGCGGCGAGATTTCCCAGGAGGACTTCCTGAACATGGCCCACCAGATCAAACACTTCTTCCAGTACCAGGAGGAGAAGCAGCGCTCCGACAGCTGGGACGACGACGGAGAATTCCCCGCCAAGAAACTGCTGGCCTCGCCCACCGCCGCTCAGCCGCGCCCCCCCCGAGACCGCATGGACCCGGCGGAGGTGTCATACTACGAACACAAGCTCAAACTGAGGAAGACTCAGGTCGCCCACCGAGCCGCCGGGGAGGAGTGGGAAGGCGAGGAGAGCCCGGAGGAGGGGGTCGAGGAAGCGGGGCAGGGTGAGAAGAGCCCCGGACAACCGCTAGCACATAAATACAGCCGGGCGCCACGGGAGAGGCAAG CAGGTGAGAGGAGGAGTAAAGAGCGCGAGGAGCCGCGGCCGCCGCTCGGCCCCATGATCGAGGAGTACAACCACGGTAAAGAGTTCCCCACCCTGAAAGCTCTACCGGGCCTTCGCTTCAGGAGGAGAGCCGACCCCAGAGAGCCCA agaggtcagaggtcaggttcTGGAGCTGCGGGGTGTCAGGGTCTCGATCAGTGACACTTCAGCAGG GTGAGAGAGAGTGGACCTCGCCGCTGACGGAGCGGCAGCGCTTAGACGAACACGAGGAGCCAAAGAGCGGCTATGACGCTCCGCGGAGGTACGGCCCACCCGCCGACTCCAGGAACCAGCAGGGCCCCCCGCTGCCCGGCACCGTGGTCCACAGGAAGTCTCCGAGCCCGGCCGGTCTGGACGCGCCAACGCCTCGGTTTGAGCGTGAGCGCCTGTCGCCCTTACACCAGAAAGACTCGGCAGAGATGAGCCCGATCCCTCGCTTCGAGAGCCCCAACAGCGAGCACTCGGACGATGGGCCCCTCAACCTGGAGGCCCCCCCCCCTCCGCCTCCCCCCAAATCCATCCTCAAGGCGCCGTCCCGCGTCGGACAGCTGTCCTCCGTCCGACAGCACAGCGAGTCCCCTGGACACACACCTCCGCATGACGGAGGACACCCCCCGCCCCGGTACGACGGGCCCGGACACATGGGCCCCTCCAGACCACAGCCTCCCGGGTGGTACgaaggcggcggcggcggcccCGGGCGCTACGATGACTCGTCCCGGTTTGAAGGGCCTCACCACCAGGGTCCCGGCAGGTTCGACGGTGGCGTTCCGCCTCATCACAATATGCCAGAGAGGTTTGACGGACCCCACATGTCTCACGGTCCAATGAGAGGCGGAGACGGCATGGGCCGCTTCGACGGTCCACCTCACCCTCAGGGGCCCGGGAGGTTTGACGGTCCTATTGGTCAGCAGCCCCCGGTGAGGTTTGAGGGCCCTATGCAGCGCTTTGATGCACCGCGGCGCTTTGAGAACAATATGGCTCCCGGTCCCGGATCTGGACCGATGGGCTTCCAGCAGCAGCGGCCCATGCGCTTCGACGGCCCTCCAAACCAGATGGGCCCGATGAGGTTTGACGGTCCGATGCACTTTGAGGCCCCCAGTCAGCCCGGACCCAGGTTCGACATACCCAACGTGCCCCATCAGGGCGGGCCCCCACTCTACGAGTGCCCCCCCGGCCAGCAGGGCCTGCGGTTCGCTCCCCAACACAACCTGCAGCAGCCCATGAGGCCGATGGCCCCGCCCCACTACGACAACCCCATCGCCCCCCCGCAGAACTTCAACATGGCCCCCCAGCGCTTCCCCGAGCCCATTAACACTCAGTTCCCCGCCGGGCTGATGGCGTTCTCCGCTCAGTCCAACCTGCAGCCGGCAGGAAACTTCAACATGCAGCCGGCGCCGCCGTTCAACCAGCCGGGCACCGCCCCCTTCTACAACCCCGCTGCCCCCGCTGGCGCCATGCAGCAGCCG GTCAACATGTTGGGGAACCTCAGCCAGCCCTTCCTGCCTTCGAACCCAGTGCCTTTCGGACAGCAGA TTGGACAGGTCGCCCCTCCAGAGAACCACTTCGGTCAGGTCGACGTCAACGACCTGCTGACCAAACTCATCTCCAACGGCATCATCAAACCCTCGCAGCCCGACGCTGCGCCGACCCCCAGCGCCG AACCGACTTCAACACCTCCGACAGCTCCTCCGCccgtggtggtggaggaggaggaagaggagttagaggtggaggaggaggacgaagatcTCCCAGACCTCACCGGCTTCAAAGTCGACGACATGAAACC GCGTTACGAGAGCGTGGTGACCAAGCTGTACTCAGGGAACCAGTGCTGCCTGTGCAGCATGAGGTTCACCGCCACTCAGACCGACCTGTACGCCGACCACCTGGACTGGCACTTCAGGCAGAACCACGCCGGCAAGGTCGCCAGCAAGAAGATCACACACCGCCGCTGGTACTACGGCCTCAGG GACTGGGTCGAGTTCGAGGAGATCGCCGACCTGGAGGAGCGAGCCAAGAGTAATTTCTTTGAGAAGGAGAGCGAGGAGGATCTTCAGAAGAGCCAGGCGGCGCAGAAGGAGAAGGAGTTCCAGAGCGTGAAAGCCACCAAGGACCAAGTGGGAGAG TTGTGTGAAATCTGTCAGGAGGCGTTTGAGACGTactgggtggaggaggaggaggactggtTCCTGAAGGACGCCCTCAGGGTGGACGAAAAG AACTTCCATCCTGCCTGTTTTGAAGATTATAAAAAT ACGTCGTCGTACCTCGACGTCACGCCGTCGCCCAACAAGCTGCTCACTGATCACCCGCTGAGCGCCTTCATAAAGaccgaagaggaggaggagggcgctTCCTGTGTTGttgccgccgccgctgctgccgctgccgccgccgccactgctgctgcttccgcTGCGGCTGCTGCCATCGCCACCGCCGCTGCCTCagtcaaacaggaagtgaagacTGAGGCGTGCGAGCTCCCTGATgtgaaagaagaggaagaggaggttttAACAGACGAAGTGCAATGTGACGAGAATAAAGCGTAA
- the pcf11 gene encoding pre-mRNA cleavage complex 2 protein Pcf11 isoform X6 gives MDCLLLAGYGIVGVSCSEMEDKAGREDACGDYQSSLEDLTFNSKPHINMLTILAEENRHCAKDIVAIIEAQISKAPSAEKLPVLYLVDSIVKNVGGEYLAVFAKNLITSFICVFEKVDENTRKSLFKLRSTWDDVFPLKKLYALDVRVNSVDPAWPIKPLPPTVNASASIHVNPKFLKQAGGFVIPTPVSTAAQSMSAKTTSQPVPVVRPWIPPQTQTDAKSTTRDPRLNRTGPPAASQSKEQPAGKKDGPATTGSPALTPEKSTRPDKVRTPRKEVSEEKPKLKPPSPMVKSVQSKNKQTEAETQKSADGTKKDPRLKKRTQDKTVESKDEDVKEKKRCTDKKEREEAAARVADLQRFNKGKMVNGSVPKHDRAESAEKPEFKTGGNARTHARKRTRSRSRSRSPASSPKRKDRPKSRARSSSLSPSPSHKLGKPRRVRADEPEHGKPGRGDRLVLKKNQSESRRSKRPAEDRHSESRDSHSPRSHDGGGGEVKEAPHRWRSGWEENKHPKLPEESHVKPAPQRHKQQYGTPTRPTTPRTSKHRLSVDANLQIPEALNTASKKDLLRRASKRLESGEISQEDFLNMAHQIKHFFQYQEEKQRSDSWDDDGEFPAKKLLASPTAAQPRPPRDRMDPAEVSYYEHKLKLRKTQVAHRAAGEEWEGEESPEEGVEEAGQGEKSPGQPLAHKYSRAPRERQAGERRSKEREEPRPPLGPMIEEYNHGKEFPTLKALPGLRFRRRADPREPKRSEVRFWSCGVSGSRSVTLQQGEREWTSPLTERQRLDEHEEPKSGYDAPRRYGPPADSRNQQGPPLPGTVVHRKSPSPAGLDAPTPRFERERLSPLHQKDSAEMSPIPRFESPNSEHSDDGPLNLEAPPPPPPPKSILKAPSRVGQLSSVRQHSESPGHTPPHDGGHPPPRYDGPGHMGPSRPQPPGWYEGGGGGPGRYDDSSRFEGPHHQGPGRFDGGVPPHHNMPERFDGPHMSHGPMRGGDGMGRFDGPPHPQGPGRFDGPIGQQPPVRFEGPMQRFDAPRRFENNMAPGPGSGPMGFQQQRPMRFDGPPNQMGPMRFDGPMHFEAPSQPGPRFDIPNVPHQGGPPLYECPPGQQGLRFAPQHNLQQPMRPMAPPHYDNPIAPPQNFNMAPQRFPEPINTQFPAGLMAFSAQSNLQPAGNFNMQPAPPFNQPGTAPFYNPAAPAGAMQQPVNMLGNLSQPFLPSNPVPFGQQIGQVAPPENHFGQVDVNDLLTKLISNGIIKPSQPDAAPTPSAEPTSTPPTAPPPVVVEEEEEELEVEEEDEDLPDLTGFKVDDMKPRYESVVTKLYSGNQCCLCSMRFTATQTDLYADHLDWHFRQNHAGKVASKKITHRRWYYGLRDWVEFEEIADLEERAKSNFFEKESEEDLQKSQAAQKEKEFQSVKATKDQVGELCEICQEAFETYWVEEEEDWFLKDALRVDEKNFHPACFEDYKNTSSYLDVTPSPNKLLTDHPLSAFIKTEEEEEGASCVVAAAAAAAAAAATAAASAAAAAIATAAASVKQEVKTEACELPDVKEEEEEVLTDEVQCDENKA, from the exons ATGGACTGCCTGCTACTCGCTGGGTATGGTATTGTAGGTGTGAGCTGCTCGGAGATGGAGGATAAAGCCGGGAGAGAAGACGCCTGCGGAGACTACCAGTCCTCTCTGGAAGACCTGACATTCAACAGCAAGCCGCACATCAACATGCTCACCATCCTGGCGGAGGAAAACCGGCACTGCGCCAAGGATATCGTCGCTATTATTGAAGCGCAAATAAGCAAG GCCCCATCTGCCGAGAAGCTTCCAGTTTTGTACTTAGTGGATTCCATAGTGAAGAATGTTGGAGGAGAGTACCTTGCAGTGTTTGCTAAAAACCTAATCACTTCATTTATATGTGTCTTTGAAAAG GTGGATGAAAACACTAGAAAGAGTCTGTTCAAGTTGAGATCGACGTGGGACGATGTGTTTCCTCTGAAGAAACTGTACGCGCTGGATGTCCGGGTCAACTCTGTGGACCCGGCATGGCCCATCAAGCCGTTGCCGCCCACCGTCAACGCCAGCGCCAGCATTCACGTCAACCCCAAGTTTTTAAAACAG GCGGGTGGATTTGTGATCCCGACTCCGGTCTCCACTGCAGCACAGAGCATGTCGGCGAAGACCACCAGCCAACCTGTTCCCGTGGTCCGACCGTGGATCCCTCCTCAGACGCAGACGGACGCTAAATCGACCACCAGAGACCCCCGTCTGAACCGCACCGGCCCGCCGGCTGCCTCCCAGTCCAAAGAGCAGCCTGCCGGGAAGAAAGATGGCCCCGCCACAACAGGAAGTCCTGCGCTGACACCTGAGAAATCCACCCGGCCAGACAAGGTCCGAACACCGAGGAAAGAAGTGTCAGAGGAGAAGCCCAAGTTGAAGCCGCCGTCTCCGATGGTCAAAAGCGTCCagagtaaaaacaaacagacggAGGCCGAGACTCAGAAGTCAGCTGACGGCACGAAGAAAGATCCCAGGCTGAAGAAACGCACGCAGGACAAGACCGTAGAATCCAAAGACGAGGACGTGAAGGAGAAGAAACGCTGCACCGACAAGAAGGAGCGAGAGGAGGCGGCGGCCCGAGTTGCCGATCTTCAGAGGTTCAACAAGGGCAAGATGGTGAACGGCTCGGTGCCCAAACACGACCGCGCCGAGTCCGCAGAGAAGCCCGAGTTCAAGACCGGAGGCAACGCCCGGACACATGCCAGGAAACGCACCCGCTCGCGGTCCAGGTCCCGCTCCCCCGCCTCCTCCCCGAAGAGGAAGGACAGGCCCAAAAGCAGAGCCAGGAGCAGCTCCTTGTCCCCGTCACCGTCGCACAAACTCGGCAAACCCAGGAGGGTCCGCGCAGACGAACCGGAGCACGGCAAGCCTGGCCGAGGGGACCGGCTTGTGCTCAAGAAGAACCAGTCGGAGAGCAGGAGGTCAAAGAGGCCGGCGGAGGACCGGCACTCCGAGTCCAGAGACTCTCATTCTCCACGGAGCCACGACGGCGGCGGAGGGGAGGTCAAGGAGGCTCCTCACCGCTGGAGGAGCGGCTGGGAGGAGAACAAACA TCCGAAGCTGCCGGAGGAGTCTCACGTGAAGCCGGcacctcagagacacaaacagcagtacGGCACCCCGACTCGCCCCACCACCCCCCGAACCTCCAAGCACCGCCTCAGCGTGGACGCCAACCTGCAGATACCTGAAGCCCTCAACACCGCCTCCAAGAAGGACCTGCTCCGGAGG GCCAGTAAGCGTCTGGAGAGCGGCGAGATTTCCCAGGAGGACTTCCTGAACATGGCCCACCAGATCAAACACTTCTTCCAGTACCAGGAGGAGAAGCAGCGCTCCGACAGCTGGGACGACGACGGAGAATTCCCCGCCAAGAAACTGCTGGCCTCGCCCACCGCCGCTCAGCCGCGCCCCCCCCGAGACCGCATGGACCCGGCGGAGGTGTCATACTACGAACACAAGCTCAAACTGAGGAAGACTCAGGTCGCCCACCGAGCCGCCGGGGAGGAGTGGGAAGGCGAGGAGAGCCCGGAGGAGGGGGTCGAGGAAGCGGGGCAGGGTGAGAAGAGCCCCGGACAACCGCTAGCACATAAATACAGCCGGGCGCCACGGGAGAGGCAAG CAGGTGAGAGGAGGAGTAAAGAGCGCGAGGAGCCGCGGCCGCCGCTCGGCCCCATGATCGAGGAGTACAACCACGGTAAAGAGTTCCCCACCCTGAAAGCTCTACCGGGCCTTCGCTTCAGGAGGAGAGCCGACCCCAGAGAGCCCA agaggtcagaggtcaggttcTGGAGCTGCGGGGTGTCAGGGTCTCGATCAGTGACACTTCAGCAGG GTGAGAGAGAGTGGACCTCGCCGCTGACGGAGCGGCAGCGCTTAGACGAACACGAGGAGCCAAAGAGCGGCTATGACGCTCCGCGGAGGTACGGCCCACCCGCCGACTCCAGGAACCAGCAGGGCCCCCCGCTGCCCGGCACCGTGGTCCACAGGAAGTCTCCGAGCCCGGCCGGTCTGGACGCGCCAACGCCTCGGTTTGAGCGTGAGCGCCTGTCGCCCTTACACCAGAAAGACTCGGCAGAGATGAGCCCGATCCCTCGCTTCGAGAGCCCCAACAGCGAGCACTCGGACGATGGGCCCCTCAACCTGGAGGCCCCCCCCCCTCCGCCTCCCCCCAAATCCATCCTCAAGGCGCCGTCCCGCGTCGGACAGCTGTCCTCCGTCCGACAGCACAGCGAGTCCCCTGGACACACACCTCCGCATGACGGAGGACACCCCCCGCCCCGGTACGACGGGCCCGGACACATGGGCCCCTCCAGACCACAGCCTCCCGGGTGGTACgaaggcggcggcggcggcccCGGGCGCTACGATGACTCGTCCCGGTTTGAAGGGCCTCACCACCAGGGTCCCGGCAGGTTCGACGGTGGCGTTCCGCCTCATCACAATATGCCAGAGAGGTTTGACGGACCCCACATGTCTCACGGTCCAATGAGAGGCGGAGACGGCATGGGCCGCTTCGACGGTCCACCTCACCCTCAGGGGCCCGGGAGGTTTGACGGTCCTATTGGTCAGCAGCCCCCGGTGAGGTTTGAGGGCCCTATGCAGCGCTTTGATGCACCGCGGCGCTTTGAGAACAATATGGCTCCCGGTCCCGGATCTGGACCGATGGGCTTCCAGCAGCAGCGGCCCATGCGCTTCGACGGCCCTCCAAACCAGATGGGCCCGATGAGGTTTGACGGTCCGATGCACTTTGAGGCCCCCAGTCAGCCCGGACCCAGGTTCGACATACCCAACGTGCCCCATCAGGGCGGGCCCCCACTCTACGAGTGCCCCCCCGGCCAGCAGGGCCTGCGGTTCGCTCCCCAACACAACCTGCAGCAGCCCATGAGGCCGATGGCCCCGCCCCACTACGACAACCCCATCGCCCCCCCGCAGAACTTCAACATGGCCCCCCAGCGCTTCCCCGAGCCCATTAACACTCAGTTCCCCGCCGGGCTGATGGCGTTCTCCGCTCAGTCCAACCTGCAGCCGGCAGGAAACTTCAACATGCAGCCGGCGCCGCCGTTCAACCAGCCGGGCACCGCCCCCTTCTACAACCCCGCTGCCCCCGCTGGCGCCATGCAGCAGCCG GTCAACATGTTGGGGAACCTCAGCCAGCCCTTCCTGCCTTCGAACCCAGTGCCTTTCGGACAGCAGA TTGGACAGGTCGCCCCTCCAGAGAACCACTTCGGTCAGGTCGACGTCAACGACCTGCTGACCAAACTCATCTCCAACGGCATCATCAAACCCTCGCAGCCCGACGCTGCGCCGACCCCCAGCGCCG AACCGACTTCAACACCTCCGACAGCTCCTCCGCccgtggtggtggaggaggaggaagaggagttagaggtggaggaggaggacgaagatcTCCCAGACCTCACCGGCTTCAAAGTCGACGACATGAAACC GCGTTACGAGAGCGTGGTGACCAAGCTGTACTCAGGGAACCAGTGCTGCCTGTGCAGCATGAGGTTCACCGCCACTCAGACCGACCTGTACGCCGACCACCTGGACTGGCACTTCAGGCAGAACCACGCCGGCAAGGTCGCCAGCAAGAAGATCACACACCGCCGCTGGTACTACGGCCTCAGG GACTGGGTCGAGTTCGAGGAGATCGCCGACCTGGAGGAGCGAGCCAAGAGTAATTTCTTTGAGAAGGAGAGCGAGGAGGATCTTCAGAAGAGCCAGGCGGCGCAGAAGGAGAAGGAGTTCCAGAGCGTGAAAGCCACCAAGGACCAAGTGGGAGAG TTGTGTGAAATCTGTCAGGAGGCGTTTGAGACGTactgggtggaggaggaggaggactggtTCCTGAAGGACGCCCTCAGGGTGGACGAAAAG AACTTCCATCCTGCCTGTTTTGAAGATTATAAAAAT ACGTCGTCGTACCTCGACGTCACGCCGTCGCCCAACAAGCTGCTCACTGATCACCCGCTGAGCGCCTTCATAAAGaccgaagaggaggaggagggcgctTCCTGTGTTGttgccgccgccgctgctgccgctgccgccgccgccactgctgctgcttccgcTGCGGCTGCTGCCATCGCCACCGCCGCTGCCTCagtcaaacaggaagtgaagacTGAGGCGTGCGAGCTCCCTGATgtgaaagaagaggaagaggaggttttAACAGACGAAGTGCAATGTGACGAGAATAAAGCGTAA